In Paenibacillus sp. 1781tsa1, one DNA window encodes the following:
- a CDS encoding YafY family protein, with protein sequence MTEKLIRLLRILQAIQANPGISAKELALKCGTTVRTIYRDLRILDRVAPIMNEGYGKGYRFIGEFAMYPLDFTEQEAMVFSLLPSVVDTSKLPAEFDSAFDKVMSAHTKLKSRNSDIVENIAGIIRMGTPAYREEGKDPNLLIPIIEAILSQQTIRTQYHTLTRNEITVRDIDPYYLIPRDQRFYLIGYCHLLQKVRLFRISRFLDVTRTNTGFDMGDFNITQYMKNTWSIDRGDEHIHFKVRFSEKVAPYIKEEEMFVRPRMTNMSDGGLLFEVTLNSSREFLKWLYQFGPEAEVLEPLEFRREIRRQLVEWMKHYETDVPMIKF encoded by the coding sequence ATGACAGAGAAATTAATTCGTCTGCTGCGTATACTTCAGGCTATACAAGCAAATCCTGGAATTTCGGCCAAGGAATTGGCACTGAAATGCGGTACGACTGTACGCACGATTTATCGTGATCTCCGGATTTTGGATAGGGTCGCCCCAATTATGAATGAAGGATACGGCAAAGGTTACCGATTTATTGGTGAGTTTGCGATGTATCCATTAGATTTTACTGAACAGGAAGCAATGGTTTTCTCCTTGCTCCCGTCCGTAGTTGATACCTCCAAGTTACCTGCTGAGTTTGATTCAGCTTTTGACAAGGTTATGTCGGCTCATACCAAACTAAAATCAAGAAACAGTGACATTGTAGAGAATATTGCGGGAATTATTCGGATGGGCACACCAGCTTATCGTGAGGAAGGAAAGGACCCTAATTTGCTGATTCCCATCATCGAAGCTATTCTAAGCCAGCAAACCATTCGTACTCAATATCATACGCTGACAAGAAATGAGATCACAGTTCGTGATATCGATCCCTATTATCTCATTCCACGTGATCAACGTTTTTATTTGATTGGATACTGTCATTTGCTGCAAAAAGTTCGATTGTTTCGAATTAGCCGTTTTTTGGATGTGACACGAACAAATACCGGTTTCGACATGGGTGATTTCAACATAACGCAGTATATGAAGAACACATGGTCTATTGACCGTGGCGACGAACATATCCATTTCAAGGTGAGATTCTCTGAGAAAGTGGCCCCCTACATAAAAGAAGAAGAAATGTTTGTTCGCCCGCGAATGACAAATATGTCGGATGGGGGATTGTTATTTGAAGTGACACTGAATAGCAGCAGAGAATTTTTGAAATGGTTGTATCAGTTTGGGCCTGAGGCTGAGGTACTTGAACCTCTTGAGTTTCGTCGAGAGATACGCAGGCAACTTGTGGAGTGGATGAAACATTATGAAACGGATGTACCAATGATAAAATTTTAA
- a CDS encoding M20 family metallopeptidase, whose product MNEKIIEEVTAYIEGKRDLFIDVSDSIWGFAETRFEEFESADLLCKELEREGFSVERGVAGLATGFIGSFGNGSPIIAILGEFDALASLSQQAGAAVFNPVVPGTNGHGCGHNLLGAGSLAAAFAVKNYLQEHQISGTVRYYGCPAEESGSGKAYMARSGLFQDVDVAFCWHPATMNVVMHMSSLANLHVHFKFAGRSAHAAAAPHLGRSALDAVELMNVGVNYLREHMISDARIHYAVTNTGGFAPNVVQAEAEVNYLVRAPKSSQVADLFERVLDVARGAALMTGTKMSYHYEGGASNLIPNATLEGKMHEFLSGLELPIYTEDELAFAQEIFAVIPDEDKASASRQNGKGVHDMLSARPLASFVAPLMETMRVMPASTDVGDVSWNVPTAQCGTATWAYATPIHAWQTVAQGKSGYAHKGMLLAGKAMACTAIAALLDPVLIEMAKAELTERLDGESYVSPFPDEVMPPNLSFSQSTGEAATEQTTMNV is encoded by the coding sequence ATGAATGAGAAGATCATTGAAGAGGTTACTGCGTATATCGAAGGGAAGAGAGATTTATTTATTGATGTAAGTGACTCGATCTGGGGTTTCGCTGAGACGCGATTCGAAGAGTTTGAGTCAGCAGATTTGCTCTGCAAGGAACTGGAACGTGAAGGGTTTTCCGTTGAGAGAGGTGTTGCCGGACTCGCCACTGGCTTTATAGGCAGCTTCGGGAACGGTTCCCCGATCATTGCAATTCTTGGTGAGTTTGACGCCTTGGCCAGTCTTAGCCAGCAAGCGGGGGCAGCGGTATTCAATCCTGTTGTGCCAGGGACAAATGGACATGGATGCGGGCATAATTTGCTCGGAGCAGGATCTCTTGCGGCTGCCTTTGCGGTCAAGAATTATTTGCAGGAGCATCAAATCTCCGGCACGGTTCGCTACTATGGCTGTCCGGCTGAAGAGAGTGGATCCGGTAAAGCCTACATGGCCAGATCAGGCTTGTTTCAGGATGTCGACGTCGCTTTTTGCTGGCATCCTGCCACGATGAATGTTGTCATGCATATGTCCTCTCTTGCCAATCTACATGTGCACTTCAAATTCGCAGGCCGCAGTGCCCACGCGGCAGCCGCGCCCCATCTCGGACGAAGCGCGCTGGACGCGGTCGAGCTGATGAACGTGGGAGTGAACTACTTGCGTGAGCATATGATTTCGGATGCCCGAATCCACTATGCCGTGACGAATACAGGCGGCTTCGCACCCAATGTTGTTCAGGCGGAAGCAGAAGTGAATTATTTGGTTAGGGCGCCGAAGTCCTCCCAGGTGGCTGACCTGTTCGAACGGGTTCTCGATGTTGCTCGTGGAGCGGCTCTGATGACGGGAACCAAGATGTCATATCACTATGAAGGTGGAGCGTCCAATCTCATTCCGAATGCGACCCTGGAAGGCAAAATGCACGAGTTCCTTAGTGGGCTGGAGCTTCCCATTTATACGGAGGATGAATTGGCCTTTGCCCAAGAGATCTTTGCTGTGATCCCGGATGAGGATAAGGCGAGTGCATCGCGGCAAAATGGCAAGGGGGTTCATGACATGCTTTCGGCTCGCCCTCTTGCGAGCTTCGTTGCTCCACTTATGGAGACAATGCGCGTTATGCCGGCGTCGACGGACGTTGGAGACGTCAGTTGGAATGTGCCAACTGCGCAATGCGGCACGGCGACCTGGGCTTACGCGACGCCAATCCATGCCTGGCAGACCGTTGCGCAGGGCAAAAGCGGCTATGCCCACAAAGGCATGCTGCTCGCGGGGAAAGCGATGGCGTGTACTGCCATTGCAGCGCTGCTCGATCCTGTGCTCATCGAGATGGCAAAGGCTGAACTGACGGAAAGGCTGGACGGAGAGTCATACGTTAGTCCGTTCCCCGATGAGGTGATGCCTCCGAATCTTTCATTTTCTCAAAGTACTGGCGAAGCAGCAACTGAACAAACAACGATGAATGTGTAA
- a CDS encoding ABC transporter ATP-binding protein encodes MPGLKKERPPLLSVESLKTYYPIRQGIFSQVTEYVKAVDGVSFSIREGETLGLVGESGCGKSSVGRTLLQLETPYEGRVLYAGRELAELSKRELRRTRASIGVIFQDPYSSLNPQMRISDILAEPLLAHRLESRSSVRDRVDMLLETVGISKEDKSRYPYEFSGGQRQRIGIARALSLNPRLIVCDEPVSALDVSIQAQILNLLKKLQKEEGLAYLFIGHGLGAVRYISDRIAVMYLGKIVEIASREKLFRVPKHPYTNALISANPVTDPRLRSQKRIIIQGDVPNPVRPPGGCRFHTRCPIAKAICREFEPELKGHDHAVACFAFD; translated from the coding sequence ATGCCAGGTTTGAAAAAGGAGAGACCACCTTTGCTAAGCGTAGAAAGTCTCAAGACGTATTATCCGATCCGGCAGGGCATTTTCTCTCAGGTCACAGAATACGTCAAGGCGGTCGACGGAGTCAGCTTCTCGATTCGCGAAGGAGAAACGCTCGGTCTCGTCGGAGAATCGGGCTGTGGTAAGTCGAGTGTCGGTCGCACGCTGCTTCAACTAGAGACTCCTTATGAAGGAAGGGTTCTCTATGCCGGCCGGGAATTGGCAGAACTTAGCAAGAGGGAACTTCGCCGAACCCGGGCGAGCATAGGGGTGATTTTCCAAGACCCATACTCCTCGCTTAACCCCCAGATGAGGATCAGTGATATTCTGGCAGAGCCTCTGCTAGCGCACCGACTCGAGAGTCGTTCGTCTGTTCGGGATCGGGTGGATATGCTGCTTGAAACAGTCGGAATTTCGAAAGAAGACAAAAGTCGTTATCCTTATGAATTTTCAGGAGGACAGCGACAGCGAATTGGCATAGCGAGAGCTTTGTCCCTAAACCCCAGGCTGATCGTGTGTGACGAGCCTGTTTCCGCTCTTGACGTCTCTATCCAGGCACAGATTCTGAATCTCCTGAAAAAGCTCCAGAAGGAGGAGGGTCTCGCTTATCTATTCATCGGACACGGTCTCGGCGCCGTCCGCTATATCAGTGATCGAATAGCGGTTATGTATCTGGGAAAGATCGTGGAGATTGCGAGCCGGGAGAAGCTGTTCAGGGTGCCGAAGCATCCCTATACGAACGCCTTGATTAGTGCAAATCCGGTAACAGATCCCAGGCTTCGTTCGCAGAAGCGGATTATCATCCAAGGGGATGTGCCAAATCCGGTTCGCCCGCCAGGTGGCTGTCGTTTCCATACGCGCTGTCCGATCGCCAAAGCAATCTGTCGCGAATTTGAGCCGGAGCTCAAAGGTCACGATCATGCCGTTGCCTGCTTCGCATTTGATTGA
- a CDS encoding ABC transporter substrate-binding protein — MKRVRKVWICGVLTLLMVLVSACGSNSGSNKTTSPGSDGESASASGGSGQPLYIGLVNPVTTFDVFNLDNAGVFVNSLMSDTLVAMNSKYGFDPKLAESIETTDNRNFTIKLNKNAKWSDGESFTADDVEFTFRMFTDVNVKTLLNMTFVTGLNEAGKREEGQTELGFYEKVDDYTFVIKTKNPMETNQFKSQFGTYFRFLPEHMLKDVAPVDLNKNEFMMNPTVTNGAYKFVKFAKDQYVQLTANEQYYEGAPNIKNIYIKMMPATNLAAQLQTGDIQLTSPGVGLIPVQDFDKVANMANVTTGYGDANNPNIMFINSKKFPDSKVRQAIAYAMNRQLIVDQLLKGQGELVDGMLGQNHPYYNKEIPLYGYDPEKAKALLEEAGWDFNQMIEFVVPTGNKIREQASDIIAENLKAVGLKVQVTKLDFPTTYQRALKHDYDLTIINLGFILDPNSVLGLFKTGVSFNIADYSSTEVDELLVQGAEELEPSKRFEIYKQVQQILHDDVPVIALFADKQMYAAAKNLDLGKGLETSTVGLTNNVAKWTFNP, encoded by the coding sequence ATGAAAAGGGTGCGTAAAGTTTGGATTTGCGGAGTACTGACATTATTAATGGTATTGGTCTCGGCCTGCGGTTCGAATTCTGGCAGCAATAAAACAACGTCTCCGGGATCGGATGGCGAGAGCGCTTCTGCTTCTGGAGGCTCCGGTCAGCCTCTTTATATCGGTCTTGTGAATCCGGTGACAACATTCGATGTCTTCAATCTGGATAATGCAGGTGTTTTCGTTAACTCGTTGATGAGCGATACGCTTGTTGCGATGAACAGCAAATATGGATTCGATCCGAAGCTTGCTGAATCAATCGAAACGACGGACAACCGGAACTTCACCATCAAGCTGAACAAGAATGCTAAGTGGAGTGACGGGGAATCGTTCACGGCGGACGACGTTGAGTTCACATTCCGGATGTTCACGGACGTTAACGTGAAGACACTCCTCAACATGACGTTTGTCACTGGACTGAACGAAGCCGGTAAGAGAGAGGAGGGGCAAACGGAGCTGGGATTTTATGAGAAGGTTGATGATTACACTTTTGTTATCAAAACGAAAAACCCGATGGAGACGAATCAATTCAAGAGTCAATTCGGCACGTACTTCCGCTTTTTGCCAGAGCATATGTTGAAAGATGTAGCCCCGGTGGACCTGAACAAAAATGAATTTATGATGAATCCTACGGTCACCAACGGGGCCTACAAGTTCGTCAAATTCGCCAAGGACCAGTACGTTCAGCTGACCGCGAACGAGCAATATTACGAAGGTGCGCCAAATATCAAGAATATTTACATCAAGATGATGCCGGCGACAAATCTGGCAGCGCAGCTCCAGACAGGGGACATACAGTTGACTTCTCCGGGTGTAGGTCTTATTCCAGTGCAGGATTTTGACAAGGTAGCCAATATGGCGAATGTGACTACGGGCTACGGCGATGCGAACAATCCGAACATTATGTTCATCAATTCGAAGAAGTTCCCGGATTCAAAAGTACGGCAAGCAATCGCTTATGCCATGAACCGCCAGCTTATTGTAGATCAATTGCTCAAAGGACAAGGCGAACTCGTGGATGGCATGCTCGGCCAAAACCACCCTTACTACAATAAGGAAATACCACTGTATGGCTACGATCCGGAGAAAGCGAAAGCACTGTTGGAGGAAGCGGGCTGGGACTTCAATCAGATGATTGAATTCGTCGTTCCGACAGGTAACAAGATCCGTGAACAAGCTTCTGACATCATTGCGGAGAATCTGAAAGCAGTCGGTCTGAAGGTACAAGTGACAAAGCTTGATTTTCCGACAACCTATCAAAGAGCACTTAAGCACGATTACGACTTGACGATAATTAATCTCGGATTCATTCTCGATCCGAACTCCGTGCTAGGGCTGTTCAAGACAGGAGTCAGCTTCAATATCGCAGACTATTCGAGCACCGAAGTCGACGAGCTGCTGGTCCAAGGAGCGGAGGAGCTGGAGCCATCCAAGCGTTTTGAGATTTATAAGCAGGTTCAGCAAATCCTGCACGACGATGTTCCGGTTATCGCTCTGTTCGCTGACAAGCAAATGTATGCTGCGGCCAAAAATCTAGACCTTGGCAAAGGCCTTGAGACCAGTACAGTCGGCCTGACGAACAATGTCGCCAAGTGGACGTTCAACCCATGA
- the opp4C gene encoding oligopeptide ABC transporter permease — translation MSAVQTPVAGGVILPIQQEEPEGVFRQMARRFLKHRLAVAGLVVTLLLILIAIFAPWLSPHSPYAVTAEFSAAPSSSHWLGTDQVGRDVLSRLLYATRVAVTVGFGTVALYVAFGTIIGLWSAYVGGWVDMMVMRITDMFMAFPYMMVILVVVSVLGPTLWTLVLVLALFSWPSIARLVRGSVLTLKQMDYIKAGVALGLSTPRIVFRHILPNALAPIIVNATFGVAAAIMAESGLSFLGMGVQPPTASWGNMLTDAQSISVMTDQPWLWLPPGIMILVTVLAINFVGDGLRDALDPKQ, via the coding sequence ATGTCTGCTGTACAAACCCCAGTCGCCGGAGGAGTCATTCTTCCCATTCAACAAGAAGAGCCCGAGGGTGTCTTCCGGCAAATGGCCCGGCGTTTCCTGAAACATCGGCTGGCCGTCGCCGGTCTTGTCGTTACCTTGCTGCTTATCCTCATCGCCATCTTTGCCCCGTGGCTCTCCCCGCATAGCCCTTATGCGGTAACCGCCGAATTTTCTGCCGCGCCTTCATCTTCCCATTGGCTTGGAACTGACCAGGTGGGAAGGGACGTGCTGTCCCGTCTGCTATACGCGACGAGAGTCGCTGTCACGGTTGGGTTCGGAACGGTCGCTCTGTATGTGGCGTTCGGAACGATCATCGGTCTTTGGTCTGCTTATGTTGGTGGCTGGGTCGACATGATGGTCATGAGAATTACCGATATGTTTATGGCATTCCCCTACATGATGGTTATTCTCGTTGTCGTCAGTGTGCTTGGACCAACGCTTTGGACGCTCGTACTTGTTCTTGCTCTGTTTTCCTGGCCGTCCATCGCCCGACTTGTCCGGGGGAGTGTATTGACGCTCAAGCAAATGGATTACATTAAAGCTGGAGTCGCCCTGGGGCTCAGCACGCCGCGCATTGTCTTCCGTCACATCCTGCCGAACGCGCTGGCACCGATCATCGTAAATGCGACCTTTGGTGTTGCGGCGGCAATCATGGCGGAGTCAGGGCTGAGTTTCCTAGGCATGGGCGTACAGCCGCCGACCGCCAGTTGGGGCAATATGCTGACGGACGCTCAATCCATTAGCGTCATGACCGACCAGCCCTGGCTTTGGCTGCCTCCCGGAATCATGATTCTGGTGACGGTGCTCGCCATCAACTTCGTAGGTGACGGGCTGCGCGACGCACTCGACCCTAAACAATAA
- a CDS encoding ABC transporter permease: MFTYVIRRILIAIPVLFGITIINFVIINLAPGNPIDMYMTPDTPPELLELRKEQLGLNDPIIIQYFKWLGQLLSGNLGYSFSTSESVISLIGERLGQTVLLGICALLIGLLIALPIGIMSAVRQNSKFDYLMTGLSFVGTSIPQFFLGLVCIYIFAVQLGWLPVGGTEDLGGGGGLGDRISHLVLPSIALAVGIAGRKVRYIRASMLDVLKQDYLRTARAKGLKEFYVTNKHALRNALIPIITVVGMEIPMLFGGAVIVEQLFQWPGIGQLTIQSIMSRDYSTIMGLNLVAAIIVLAANLLTDIFYSVADPRIQYH, encoded by the coding sequence ATGTTTACTTACGTCATTCGCCGCATTCTGATTGCGATTCCCGTCTTGTTTGGCATTACGATTATCAACTTTGTCATCATCAACCTTGCGCCGGGTAACCCGATCGACATGTACATGACACCGGACACACCTCCGGAGCTGCTTGAGTTGCGTAAGGAGCAGCTTGGATTGAACGATCCGATCATCATTCAATATTTCAAATGGCTAGGGCAACTGCTGTCCGGCAATCTCGGATACTCTTTCAGCACAAGCGAATCCGTTATTTCGCTCATCGGTGAGCGTCTGGGGCAGACGGTGCTGCTCGGCATCTGTGCTCTGCTTATTGGCCTTTTGATCGCGCTACCGATCGGTATTATGAGCGCTGTCCGGCAAAACTCGAAATTTGACTACCTCATGACTGGACTATCGTTTGTCGGAACCTCGATTCCCCAGTTTTTCCTTGGTCTCGTGTGCATTTATATTTTCGCTGTTCAACTGGGCTGGCTTCCCGTCGGCGGAACGGAGGATCTTGGTGGAGGAGGAGGGTTAGGCGACCGAATCAGTCATTTAGTGCTTCCTTCCATAGCACTAGCCGTCGGTATTGCGGGACGCAAAGTGCGTTATATTCGGGCCAGCATGCTGGATGTACTGAAGCAGGATTACCTGCGAACAGCGCGAGCCAAGGGGCTCAAAGAGTTTTATGTTACCAACAAGCATGCGCTACGCAACGCTCTGATTCCGATCATTACCGTCGTCGGAATGGAAATCCCGATGCTCTTCGGGGGAGCCGTCATTGTTGAGCAGTTGTTTCAATGGCCGGGCATCGGTCAGTTGACCATTCAATCGATCATGTCCCGCGACTATTCCACCATCATGGGCCTTAATCTGGTCGCTGCCATCATTGTGCTGGCCGCCAATCTGCTCACGGATATTTTCTACTCGGTAGCCGATCCTCGCATCCAATATCATTAA
- a CDS encoding ABC transporter ATP-binding protein, translated as MTLAERRVAQEPLLKIEGLKTYYPIKRGLLSRTVGNVKAVDDISLELYQGETLGLVGESGCGKSTIGRSIIRLENPTAGRIWFEGQEITTSKMSDLREERTKMQMIFQDPYSSLNPRMRVQELLAEPLRVHGLASGAELEARIDTLLDTVGIPHSYKQRFPHEFSGGQRQRIGIARALSMNPKLIVCDEPVSALDVSIQAQILNLLKELQRELGLTYLFIAHGLGAVKYISTRIAVMYLGKVVEIGTKERIFASPRHPYTQALLNAYPVPDPRKRGQERIVLQGDVPSPASPPSGCRFHTRCPFVQAKCKEEEPLLQGGEHAAACHYPLTTG; from the coding sequence ATGACGCTTGCGGAACGCAGAGTGGCCCAAGAACCTCTGCTTAAAATCGAAGGCTTAAAGACGTACTACCCCATCAAACGAGGATTGTTATCCCGTACAGTCGGGAATGTCAAAGCAGTGGACGACATTTCGCTGGAGCTGTACCAAGGAGAGACGCTAGGACTTGTTGGTGAGTCGGGCTGTGGCAAGTCGACCATCGGCCGGAGCATCATTCGACTCGAGAATCCAACGGCCGGCCGAATCTGGTTCGAAGGGCAAGAAATTACGACAAGCAAAATGTCGGACCTCCGCGAGGAACGAACGAAAATGCAAATGATTTTTCAGGACCCCTACTCCTCTCTTAATCCCCGGATGCGGGTGCAGGAGCTGCTGGCCGAGCCGTTGCGGGTGCATGGCTTGGCCAGTGGAGCAGAGCTAGAGGCAAGAATAGATACCCTTCTGGATACGGTTGGCATTCCCCACAGCTACAAGCAGAGATTCCCTCATGAATTCTCAGGCGGCCAGCGGCAACGCATCGGCATCGCCCGCGCACTCTCCATGAACCCGAAACTTATTGTGTGCGATGAGCCAGTATCCGCGCTCGACGTCTCCATTCAGGCACAGATCTTGAACCTGTTGAAGGAGCTGCAGCGGGAGCTCGGACTCACCTATTTGTTCATCGCTCATGGTCTAGGGGCGGTTAAGTACATCAGTACCCGCATCGCTGTTATGTACCTTGGCAAGGTGGTTGAGATCGGAACGAAGGAACGGATCTTTGCGAGTCCGCGCCATCCGTATACCCAAGCTTTGCTCAATGCTTATCCGGTACCGGATCCCCGCAAGCGTGGACAGGAGCGAATCGTTCTTCAGGGAGATGTGCCAAGTCCCGCTAGTCCGCCGTCAGGCTGCCGGTTTCATACCCGTTGTCCGTTCGTTCAAGCAAAGTGCAAGGAGGAGGAGCCTCTTCTGCAAGGAGGAGAACACGCAGCGGCTTGTCATTATCCATTGACTACAGGATAA
- a CDS encoding ABC transporter ATP-binding protein, which produces MRMLLELKDVRTVFKTEKGEVTSVDRVSLKLEKGETIGIVGESGCGKSVTSLSIMRLLGKNGSIREGEIRFMDKDLAKLPEAELRLIRGGDIAMIFQEPMTSLNPVFTIGNQLTEAIRLHTELRGKAAERYAVEMLEKVGIPRPEAIMKSYPHSLSGGMRQRVMIAMALSCKPKLLIADEPTTALDVTIQAQILNLMKELREEMGASIMLITHDLGVVAEMADKVVVMYAGQVVEETDVFTLFEKPLHPYTQGLMRSIPHIETDADEMLTSIPGAVPPLTNMPKGCRFHTRCEFAAGKCLSEAPKLLPVQEGHQVRCWMSQDPGAWKTREEGGI; this is translated from the coding sequence TTGCGCATGCTACTAGAGCTTAAGGACGTAAGGACCGTTTTCAAAACGGAAAAAGGGGAAGTCACTTCGGTGGACCGGGTCAGCCTTAAGCTGGAGAAGGGGGAAACCATCGGTATCGTCGGCGAATCGGGCTGCGGTAAGAGTGTCACTTCTCTCTCGATCATGAGGCTGCTCGGCAAGAACGGCAGCATCAGGGAGGGGGAAATACGGTTCATGGACAAGGATCTCGCGAAGCTGCCTGAGGCCGAGTTGCGCCTGATTCGCGGCGGAGATATTGCGATGATCTTTCAGGAACCGATGACCTCACTCAATCCGGTGTTCACTATTGGAAATCAATTGACGGAAGCCATCCGGCTACATACCGAATTGAGAGGCAAGGCTGCTGAAAGATACGCAGTCGAAATGCTTGAAAAGGTCGGCATTCCCCGTCCTGAAGCGATTATGAAGAGCTACCCACACTCTCTATCCGGGGGAATGAGACAGCGGGTGATGATCGCAATGGCACTTTCCTGTAAGCCGAAGCTACTCATCGCCGATGAGCCTACGACCGCACTGGACGTGACGATTCAGGCACAGATTCTGAATCTGATGAAGGAGCTCCGCGAAGAGATGGGTGCCTCGATCATGCTCATCACCCATGATCTCGGCGTTGTTGCGGAGATGGCGGACAAGGTTGTGGTCATGTACGCCGGTCAGGTGGTCGAGGAAACGGACGTGTTTACCCTGTTTGAGAAGCCGCTTCATCCTTACACGCAAGGATTGATGAGGTCCATTCCCCACATTGAAACTGATGCCGATGAGATGCTGACCTCCATCCCGGGTGCGGTGCCTCCACTTACCAACATGCCGAAGGGCTGCCGATTCCATACTCGCTGCGAGTTTGCCGCAGGGAAATGTCTTTCCGAAGCGCCGAAGCTGCTTCCGGTTCAGGAGGGACATCAAGTGCGCTGCTGGATGTCACAGGATCCCGGTGCCTGGAAGACGCGAGAGGAGGGGGGCATATGA
- a CDS encoding response regulator has translation MYNLLITDDESEIRNGLSNYFPWHEFGYQVVGQACDGEATLAFIQEQPVDVLLCDIRMPSLSGIDVAERLYRQGSEVKVVLLSGFKEFEYAQLAVQYGVKRYLTKPTKYTEIAEVFGHLRSEMDNAKMPAPPLSASTAESGLADQTIEKVKIYLQDNLSAATLENAAKHVFLNPFYLSKYFKTKTGENFSDYVTKLRMQHAAVLLKTTYCKTYEISEIVGYSNAKNFTRMFRSFFGMTPREYRNEE, from the coding sequence GTGTACAATCTTCTAATCACCGATGACGAGAGCGAAATTCGCAACGGTCTAAGTAACTATTTCCCATGGCATGAATTCGGTTATCAAGTTGTCGGGCAAGCGTGCGACGGTGAGGCTACACTCGCCTTTATCCAGGAGCAGCCTGTGGATGTGCTTCTCTGTGACATCCGCATGCCCTCCTTGTCGGGCATTGATGTAGCAGAACGGCTATACCGACAAGGCTCGGAGGTCAAGGTTGTTCTTCTAAGCGGCTTCAAGGAATTCGAATACGCGCAGTTGGCCGTACAGTATGGAGTCAAGAGATATTTGACAAAACCTACTAAATACACGGAAATCGCCGAAGTGTTCGGACATCTCCGAAGCGAAATGGACAATGCAAAAATGCCTGCCCCTCCCCTCTCTGCATCAACCGCAGAGAGCGGCCTGGCGGACCAGACCATCGAGAAGGTTAAGATTTACTTGCAGGATAACTTGTCCGCCGCCACCCTGGAGAACGCCGCAAAGCATGTTTTTCTTAACCCCTTCTATTTAAGCAAATACTTCAAGACCAAGACCGGTGAGAACTTCTCGGATTATGTGACGAAGCTTCGCATGCAACATGCGGCCGTACTTCTGAAGACTACCTACTGCAAGACATACGAGATCAGCGAAATCGTCGGGTACAGTAACGCAAAGAATTTCACGCGAATGTTCCGGAGCTTTTTCGGCATGACTCCGAGAGAATATCGGAACGAGGAATAA